The Leadbettera azotonutricia ZAS-9 genome has a window encoding:
- a CDS encoding amino acid ABC transporter permease encodes MDTLQKILSWVPPLLGGARVTIGLTLLAVSAGVILSLFLALGKMSKYKWVNKFCSAYIFFFRGTPLLMQLYFIYYALPLMLPVFIIRTGDQFFDRFIPAFIAFALNSAAYCAEIIRAAIQSIDKGQFEASRALGLSYPLTMSLVVVPQAIRRLIPPIGNEFIMVLKDASLVSMIALVDITKATRNIEGSTRSALVYIPAMILYLIITAVFTFAFHKLEKKYSVYE; translated from the coding sequence ATGGATACGCTGCAAAAGATACTCTCATGGGTGCCTCCGCTTTTGGGGGGCGCCAGAGTCACTATCGGACTCACGCTCCTCGCCGTTTCGGCAGGGGTTATATTGAGCCTCTTCCTCGCCCTGGGGAAGATGTCAAAATATAAGTGGGTCAACAAATTTTGCAGCGCCTATATTTTCTTTTTTCGCGGCACTCCCCTTTTAATGCAGCTTTACTTTATCTATTACGCGCTGCCCCTGATGCTGCCTGTCTTCATCATCAGGACGGGGGATCAGTTTTTTGATCGTTTTATCCCGGCTTTTATCGCTTTTGCCCTGAACTCTGCTGCCTATTGCGCGGAGATAATCAGGGCGGCGATTCAAAGCATTGACAAGGGCCAGTTCGAGGCTTCCCGTGCACTAGGGCTTTCTTATCCTCTGACTATGAGTCTTGTGGTCGTGCCCCAGGCCATACGGCGCCTCATACCGCCTATTGGAAACGAATTTATCATGGTTCTTAAAGACGCATCATTGGTGTCCATGATAGCCCTCGTGGATATTACCAAAGCTACGAGAAATATCGAAGGTTCAACCCGTTCCGCCCTGGTGTATATTCCTGCAATGATACTTTATCTCATCATTACTGCGGTGTTTACTTTTGCCTTCCATAAGCTGGAGAAAAAGTATTCTGTTTACGAATAA
- a CDS encoding amino acid ABC transporter ATP-binding protein — MVKTVGINKSFGQLKVLKDVSLTVEQKEVVCIIGPSGAGKSTYLRSLNKLEQIDDGQIYIEDKLLFDCKDGVNHVKMPAAERNKSLLEVGMVFQRFNLFPHKTVLENVMLAPVHVRKYPDGEAKQKAKTLIHRVGLADKLDSYPSQLSGGQQQRVAIARALAMEPRIMLFDEPTSALDPELVGEVLTVMKGLANDGMTMLVVTHEMGFAREAADRVVFMCDGSILEIASPSEIFSNPRNDRTRQFLQSVL, encoded by the coding sequence ATGGTAAAAACTGTAGGGATCAATAAATCCTTCGGGCAGTTGAAAGTTTTAAAAGACGTGTCCCTTACGGTGGAGCAGAAGGAAGTGGTCTGCATTATAGGCCCTTCGGGGGCCGGCAAGTCCACCTATCTCCGTTCCCTCAACAAGCTCGAACAGATCGATGACGGACAAATTTATATAGAAGACAAGCTCCTCTTTGACTGCAAAGACGGGGTGAATCATGTCAAAATGCCGGCTGCGGAGCGGAATAAATCGCTCCTTGAAGTGGGAATGGTTTTTCAGCGCTTCAACCTTTTTCCCCATAAGACTGTATTGGAAAACGTGATGCTTGCCCCTGTCCATGTACGCAAGTACCCTGACGGGGAGGCCAAGCAAAAAGCCAAGACCCTTATCCACAGGGTAGGGCTTGCGGATAAACTCGACTCCTATCCTTCCCAGCTTTCGGGTGGGCAGCAGCAGCGGGTCGCCATTGCCCGGGCCCTTGCCATGGAACCCCGGATCATGCTTTTTGATGAACCCACGAGCGCCCTTGATCCTGAATTAGTAGGAGAAGTGTTGACTGTCATGAAGGGCCTTGCCAACGACGGCATGACTATGCTGGTGGTAACCCATGAAATGGGTTTTGCCAGGGAGGCGGCGGACCGGGTAGTGTTTATGTGCGATGGTTCCATTCTTGAGATAGCCAGCCCCAGTGAGATTTTCAGCAATCCCCGGAATGACAGGACCCGCCAATTTTTGCAGAGTGTATTATGA
- a CDS encoding thiamine pyrophosphate-dependent enzyme, producing MKKLLMGNEAIALGALRAGVSIVTGYPGTPSTEILETIAREAKVSGSRASRAYIEWSVNEKAALELAAGAACSGARVLVTMKQVGLNVASDPLMSLNYLGVSGGMVVAVADDPGPISSQTEQDTRRFGLYAKIPVFDPSTPEEAYLMIADAYNWSERYGRPVILRPTTRVCHSYASVEILPDLPQKPPAGFDKAEGRWVIFPNLSYRSHIKIEEGLVKMGEGFSAYFGNQLIGDKAPAEEGDDPVQAPTLGIATGGVSYAYAMEFLDPLPPQAKLLKVGTFPFPASLALKFLNGLDEVLVVEELDPVIEDELVRLCGINQLKITIRGKRSGDMPNAGENALASVGEKIESFLKRKIWVNISDLDKEELPETTLSASGLSPAFASLSEVPPAALAAAAAAAAVASGPPPPEAPPLPVRPPVLCAGCPHRGSFFAVKEAVRKYAKGRKAVFSGDIGCYTLGNAQPLDMVDTCLCMGAGITMAQGINRAEALKGNSDSLNFAFIGDSTFFHTGIPGIVNAVYNKADIIIVVLDNFTTAMTGNQPHPGMGRNVLGADAEKISIPAVISALGVKAIEKVNPFDIKTADLAVKSLIEKSGVRAIVFEGPCIAVSKSVSPCIVDTAKCTGCQSCIKKLGCPAISIQPVSAGAKLKALIDPVLCTGCGICKEICAFGAIGGAAL from the coding sequence ATGAAAAAATTGCTTATGGGCAATGAAGCTATTGCCCTGGGGGCTCTGCGCGCCGGTGTTTCGATAGTTACCGGTTATCCCGGTACCCCTTCCACGGAAATTCTTGAAACCATTGCCCGGGAGGCAAAAGTTTCCGGGAGCCGCGCTTCCCGTGCTTATATTGAATGGTCGGTGAACGAAAAAGCAGCGTTGGAATTAGCTGCAGGCGCTGCCTGTTCAGGCGCCAGGGTTTTGGTAACCATGAAGCAAGTGGGCCTCAATGTTGCGTCAGATCCCCTTATGAGCTTGAATTATCTGGGTGTTTCGGGCGGCATGGTGGTTGCTGTCGCGGATGATCCCGGCCCTATCTCGTCCCAGACCGAACAGGATACCCGCCGTTTTGGCCTCTATGCAAAGATCCCTGTTTTCGATCCATCAACCCCGGAAGAAGCCTATCTTATGATAGCCGATGCCTATAACTGGTCTGAACGCTATGGACGCCCGGTGATTCTGCGCCCTACTACCAGGGTTTGCCATAGTTATGCTTCAGTAGAAATACTGCCGGATCTTCCCCAAAAGCCCCCGGCTGGTTTTGACAAGGCAGAGGGCCGCTGGGTGATCTTCCCCAATTTATCCTACCGCAGCCATATCAAGATTGAGGAAGGCCTCGTAAAGATGGGCGAGGGTTTTTCCGCTTATTTTGGAAATCAGCTAATTGGCGACAAAGCCCCTGCCGAAGAAGGAGACGACCCTGTCCAGGCGCCAACATTGGGAATAGCCACAGGAGGCGTGAGCTATGCTTATGCCATGGAATTCCTTGATCCTTTGCCGCCCCAGGCAAAGCTCCTCAAAGTGGGGACCTTCCCGTTTCCTGCCAGCCTGGCCCTCAAATTTTTGAACGGCCTTGATGAAGTGCTGGTAGTGGAAGAATTGGACCCTGTCATAGAAGATGAACTTGTGCGCCTCTGCGGCATCAATCAGCTTAAAATTACGATACGCGGAAAGAGGAGCGGTGATATGCCCAACGCAGGGGAGAATGCCCTTGCGTCTGTGGGGGAAAAAATCGAGTCCTTTTTGAAGCGCAAAATATGGGTGAATATTTCCGATCTTGATAAAGAGGAGCTTCCCGAAACCACCCTTTCCGCATCGGGTTTGTCCCCGGCGTTTGCTTCCCTCTCCGAAGTGCCCCCCGCAGCCCTTGCGGCGGCCGCTGCTGCTGCCGCTGTTGCCTCAGGGCCACCGCCCCCTGAAGCCCCGCCCCTACCCGTAAGGCCGCCGGTGCTCTGCGCTGGCTGCCCCCATCGGGGCAGTTTCTTCGCAGTAAAAGAGGCAGTGCGCAAATACGCCAAAGGCAGAAAAGCTGTTTTTTCGGGCGATATAGGCTGCTATACCCTGGGCAATGCCCAGCCTCTTGATATGGTAGACACCTGCCTCTGCATGGGCGCGGGCATTACCATGGCCCAGGGAATTAACCGCGCCGAGGCCCTCAAGGGAAATTCCGACTCTCTTAACTTTGCCTTTATCGGTGATTCTACCTTTTTCCACACCGGCATACCCGGCATAGTCAACGCAGTTTACAACAAAGCCGATATCATCATCGTTGTGCTTGACAATTTTACTACCGCCATGACAGGCAATCAGCCCCATCCGGGTATGGGCAGGAACGTTTTAGGAGCTGACGCTGAAAAGATCAGTATCCCTGCGGTAATTTCGGCATTAGGTGTAAAAGCAATAGAGAAGGTCAATCCTTTTGATATTAAAACTGCGGATTTAGCAGTAAAAAGTTTAATTGAGAAATCCGGCGTCCGTGCCATTGTCTTTGAAGGCCCTTGCATTGCGGTGAGTAAAAGTGTTAGTCCGTGTATTGTAGATACCGCAAAATGCACAGGCTGCCAGAGCTGCATAAAAAAACTCGGATGCCCTGCGATTTCTATCCAGCCTGTCAGCGCAGGCGCTAAGCTAAAAGCATTGATTGACCCGGTGCTTTGCACAGGCTGCGGGATTTGCAAAGAAATCTGTGCATTCGGAGCTATCGGGGGAGCAGCCTTATGA
- a CDS encoding indolepyruvate oxidoreductase subunit beta, whose translation MIFNCLITGVGGQGTVLVSRLIGDAAIAKGLDVRGSETIGMAQRGGSVVSHIRIGENIHSPLIPTGKANIIIAFEPAEAVRVIHFLAPGGRMIVLDRGVMPVSSSLGKTPYKPAEMISYLKAEFSRPKEDQVAQAGDEDRLIIISGDELVKKCGDPKVLNTALLGIALEKKFFPFSAADMLDVLKKRTPAKYLEINMKALGLGRS comes from the coding sequence ATGATATTTAACTGTCTCATCACCGGTGTCGGCGGCCAGGGAACAGTGCTTGTATCCCGCCTCATAGGAGATGCCGCGATCGCAAAAGGGCTTGATGTCCGCGGCTCCGAAACCATAGGCATGGCACAGCGGGGTGGCAGTGTGGTAAGCCACATACGCATAGGCGAGAATATCCATTCCCCCCTCATTCCCACCGGCAAAGCGAATATCATCATTGCATTTGAACCCGCAGAAGCCGTGCGGGTCATTCACTTCCTGGCCCCCGGCGGCCGCATGATTGTTCTGGACAGGGGCGTTATGCCCGTATCCAGCTCCCTTGGCAAAACACCTTATAAGCCCGCCGAAATGATCTCCTATCTCAAAGCTGAATTCAGCCGCCCCAAAGAGGATCAGGTTGCCCAGGCAGGCGATGAGGATCGGCTCATCATAATTTCCGGCGATGAGCTGGTAAAGAAATGCGGCGACCCAAAAGTGCTTAACACAGCGCTGCTCGGAATTGCGCTGGAAAAGAAATTCTTCCCCTTTAGCGCTGCGGACATGCTCGATGTTTTGAAGAAGCGGACTCCGGCCAAATATTTGGAGATTAATATGAAAGCCTTGGGGCTGGGTAGAAGCTGA
- a CDS encoding phenylacetate--CoA ligase family protein: MTSDMLAKIQKSIKAAMKGSFYKQRFKGLNAKDIQSREDFEKLPLSDKEDLRDAYPLGLLAVDDEKIVRIHSSSGTTGTPVIIPYTQKDVHDWAVMFKRCYETAGITPKDRIHITPGYGLWTAGIGFQLGAELLGAMAIPMGPGNTDKQIKMMEDLRSTVICATSSYALLLAEEIEKRGIKDKICLKKGVIGSERWGDKMRKRIANELGVELYDIYGLTEIYGPGIGINCSHQSGMHMWTDFFYYEIINPHTGAQAEPGEIGEIVITTLCKEGAPLIRYRTHDLTREISGDCPCGSPFPRIDAILGRSDDMVKVKGTIIFPGKVDELLSSISDVSSEYQIQIDHLNGRDILNLFFETKLSGKQERKNLEKIVEEAFKEKIGLTPKPMAVGMGELPRSEKKSTRIFDNRY; encoded by the coding sequence ATGACTTCCGATATGCTCGCTAAAATACAGAAATCCATCAAAGCCGCCATGAAGGGCAGCTTTTACAAGCAGCGCTTCAAAGGCCTCAATGCAAAGGATATACAAAGCCGGGAAGATTTTGAAAAGCTTCCCCTTTCCGACAAGGAGGATCTGCGGGATGCTTACCCCCTGGGGCTCCTGGCGGTGGATGACGAAAAAATCGTCCGCATACATTCGTCCTCAGGGACAACCGGAACCCCGGTGATCATCCCTTATACCCAGAAGGATGTTCACGATTGGGCTGTGATGTTTAAGCGCTGTTATGAAACCGCCGGCATCACCCCAAAGGACAGGATACATATAACCCCAGGCTATGGGCTCTGGACAGCAGGCATAGGCTTCCAGCTTGGGGCAGAGCTTCTCGGGGCTATGGCTATACCCATGGGTCCGGGAAATACGGACAAGCAGATAAAAATGATGGAAGATCTGAGGTCCACGGTTATTTGCGCCACTTCTTCCTACGCCCTGCTTCTGGCTGAAGAAATCGAAAAGCGGGGAATCAAGGATAAGATTTGCCTAAAAAAAGGCGTCATAGGTTCTGAACGCTGGGGCGACAAGATGCGGAAGCGGATTGCCAATGAACTTGGCGTGGAGCTTTACGATATTTACGGGCTTACGGAAATCTATGGTCCCGGCATCGGCATCAACTGCTCACACCAGAGCGGCATGCACATGTGGACCGATTTCTTTTACTACGAGATCATCAATCCCCATACGGGCGCCCAGGCAGAGCCGGGCGAAATCGGCGAAATTGTCATTACCACCCTCTGCAAGGAAGGGGCACCCCTCATTCGTTATCGCACCCACGATCTTACCCGGGAGATTTCAGGCGACTGCCCCTGCGGCAGTCCCTTCCCCCGCATTGACGCAATCCTTGGCCGATCCGACGACATGGTCAAGGTTAAGGGGACCATCATTTTCCCGGGCAAGGTTGACGAGCTGCTCTCTTCCATTTCCGATGTCTCAAGCGAATACCAGATCCAGATTGATCACCTCAATGGCAGGGATATACTCAACCTCTTTTTTGAAACCAAGCTTTCCGGTAAGCAGGAGAGGAAAAATTTGGAGAAAATTGTAGAGGAGGCTTTTAAGGAAAAGATTGGCCTCACCCCCAAACCTATGGCTGTTGGAATGGGCGAGCTTCCGAGGAGCGAGAAAAAATCAACACGGATTTTCGACAACCGGTATTAA
- a CDS encoding ABC transporter ATP-binding protein: MLLEVKDLKVSYGNIEVLHGISFNIDKGEIVTLIGANGAGKTSTLASLARLPRPEAPVVTGGDILYEGLSMLKTEPHTLVQRHMMALVPEGRHIFGNLTVEENLKIATYPNRKEVNKAVINAETVEMVYSLFPRLEERRKQRGELLSGGEQQMLAVGRALMTGSNFIMLDEPSMGLAPKLMYEMFRALRQLNQIKHITILVVEQNAKVALEFASRGYVLKTGEIIVQGSSDELAANPDVKKAYLGG, translated from the coding sequence ATGCTGCTGGAAGTAAAAGATCTGAAAGTTTCCTATGGAAATATCGAAGTCCTCCATGGCATCTCTTTCAACATCGACAAGGGTGAAATTGTCACCCTCATTGGCGCAAATGGTGCCGGAAAGACATCAACCCTTGCGAGCCTTGCCCGCCTCCCCCGCCCCGAGGCCCCGGTGGTTACAGGAGGAGACATACTCTACGAGGGCTTAAGCATGCTTAAAACAGAGCCCCACACCCTGGTCCAGCGCCATATGATGGCATTGGTTCCCGAAGGGCGCCATATTTTCGGCAATCTCACAGTGGAAGAAAACCTCAAAATAGCTACCTACCCCAACAGGAAAGAGGTGAACAAAGCGGTCATCAATGCCGAGACTGTAGAAATGGTGTACAGCCTTTTCCCCAGGCTCGAAGAACGCCGCAAACAGCGGGGCGAACTTTTAAGCGGCGGCGAACAGCAGATGCTTGCAGTGGGCCGTGCCCTTATGACAGGCAGCAATTTTATTATGCTGGACGAACCGAGCATGGGCCTTGCGCCCAAGCTGATGTACGAAATGTTCAGGGCTTTGCGGCAGTTAAATCAAATTAAGCATATTACAATTTTGGTAGTGGAACAGAACGCCAAAGTGGCTCTGGAATTCGCATCCCGGGGCTATGTGCTTAAGACCGGGGAGATAATTGTGCAGGGAAGCTCCGATGAGCTTGCAGCCAATCCTGACGTGAAGAAGGCATACCTCGGGGGCTAG
- a CDS encoding ABC transporter ATP-binding protein — translation MMENHLEIKSLTHRFGGLQALTDINLSLERGQIVGLIGPNGAGKTTVFNLVSGFYIPSEGDILVHGKRINAKKPHEIAAMKIGRTFQNIRLWSEMTVLDNIRISQHYCLGYGVLDAFLHTKKYKKREEEIKKSSMELLEVFKLADLAMEYPKNLPYGIQRRVEIARALSLQPDLLMLDEPAAGLSTADTIELIDYIRWIHDKFNLTIWMIEHQMEVIMTLCEKITVIDFGKEIASGSPAEIKSNPKVINAYLGDGTI, via the coding sequence ATGATGGAAAACCATCTTGAAATCAAAAGCCTGACCCACCGCTTTGGGGGCTTGCAGGCCCTGACCGATATCAACCTGAGCCTTGAAAGGGGGCAAATCGTAGGGCTTATAGGCCCTAACGGCGCGGGGAAAACCACGGTTTTTAACCTTGTTTCCGGTTTTTATATCCCTTCGGAAGGGGATATTCTGGTTCATGGTAAAAGGATCAACGCCAAAAAGCCCCACGAAATTGCGGCCATGAAGATAGGCCGTACTTTTCAGAATATCAGGCTCTGGAGCGAAATGACCGTACTGGACAATATCCGGATTTCGCAGCATTACTGTTTAGGGTATGGCGTGCTTGACGCCTTTCTCCACACAAAAAAGTACAAGAAGCGGGAAGAAGAAATAAAGAAATCGTCCATGGAATTGCTTGAGGTTTTCAAGCTTGCCGATTTGGCGATGGAATACCCCAAGAATCTTCCCTATGGCATTCAACGCCGGGTGGAAATTGCCAGGGCTTTGTCGCTTCAGCCCGATCTCCTCATGCTCGATGAACCGGCGGCGGGTCTTTCCACAGCGGACACCATTGAATTAATCGACTACATACGCTGGATTCATGACAAATTCAACCTTACAATCTGGATGATAGAACACCAAATGGAAGTAATAATGACACTCTGCGAAAAGATCACCGTCATTGATTTTGGCAAAGAGATAGCCAGCGGTTCGCCGGCGGAAATTAAGAGCAACCCCAAGGTGATCAATGCGTACCTAGGGGACGGAACAATTTAG
- a CDS encoding branched-chain amino acid ABC transporter permease translates to MQQLNSNTKKPLTIIIVIIAAMVLLTALASFGVLNPYVQSVLISVGINIIFASSLNIVNGYMGEFSCGHAGFMAVGAYVSSVLSLICFNENKFTGSALFPPQVSFIIFPVIVLIGGIAAAIMGLIIAIPSFKTRDDYLAIITLAANYIIVTAINNLEPIGGSRGLMGMKGTIFAMTDTIPIAWMFLWVMIFVLVCIVAIRRLMGSVLGKGISTIRYDEISAEIMSVNTNKMKLLAFMFSSGLAGIGGALFAHQLGFINPASFNIMKSTEGMVMVYLGGMGSLTGSVFAAILFTFLLEAMRPLQIFKWVVIPLLLILLMQFRPEGLMGNKELPQLIDKFKARKANKGRQ, encoded by the coding sequence ATGCAGCAATTAAACAGCAACACTAAAAAACCTCTTACAATTATTATTGTAATTATCGCAGCAATGGTACTACTCACTGCCCTTGCTTCTTTTGGGGTTCTCAATCCCTATGTTCAGAGCGTTTTAATATCAGTGGGTATCAATATCATTTTCGCGTCAAGTTTGAATATTGTAAACGGCTATATGGGGGAATTTTCCTGCGGCCATGCGGGCTTTATGGCTGTTGGGGCTTATGTATCTTCGGTACTATCCCTCATCTGTTTTAACGAGAATAAATTCACCGGCTCCGCCTTGTTCCCGCCCCAGGTGTCTTTCATCATTTTTCCGGTGATAGTGCTCATTGGCGGCATTGCGGCAGCGATAATGGGCCTTATCATTGCAATCCCTTCGTTTAAGACCAGGGATGATTACCTTGCCATCATAACTTTAGCAGCGAATTATATTATTGTTACTGCCATAAACAACCTTGAACCCATAGGCGGAAGCCGGGGTCTTATGGGAATGAAAGGGACTATCTTTGCAATGACAGATACAATTCCCATAGCCTGGATGTTCCTTTGGGTTATGATCTTCGTGCTTGTCTGCATAGTCGCCATAAGGCGCCTCATGGGTTCGGTACTGGGAAAGGGAATTTCCACCATTCGCTACGATGAAATATCCGCAGAAATAATGAGCGTTAATACCAATAAAATGAAGCTTTTGGCATTTATGTTTTCTTCGGGTCTCGCTGGCATAGGCGGCGCTTTGTTCGCGCATCAGCTTGGCTTTATAAACCCCGCTTCGTTTAATATCATGAAATCCACCGAGGGAATGGTTATGGTTTACCTTGGGGGCATGGGTTCCCTCACGGGATCTGTGTTCGCAGCAATACTGTTCACCTTCCTTTTGGAAGCCATGAGACCGTTGCAGATATTCAAATGGGTAGTGATACCTTTACTGTTAATCCTTCTTATGCAATTCAGGCCCGAAGGGCTTATGGGAAACAAAGAACTACCGCAGCTGATAGACAAATTTAAAGCCCGGAAAGCCAATAAGGGGAGGCAATGA
- a CDS encoding branched-chain amino acid ABC transporter permease, which yields MLATILQNIFNALQWGSFYSMIALGYCLVYGVLRLINFAHGDIFMTACYIAFFIASALLSTFVSGGSVVFVATLILTMIATALVGVTIERVAYRPLRKKGVNRLYVVITALMVGFILENGNLAFLGASSRRFPDILQKELWNFGPVTLTNLKVLVIVAAFVVFGVLQFIVKKTVFGMSMRAISYDKFAIPLMGIPVNRVITFTFALGSSLAAVAGILFGMSYPVLDPYMGMTIGWKAFIAAVVGGIGEISGAFLGGFILGFIEIFIAAFFPSSFKDLVSFVILLIILVIKPTGFFGFAKSTKI from the coding sequence ATGCTGGCGACCATTCTACAGAATATTTTTAATGCCCTCCAATGGGGCAGCTTCTATTCCATGATCGCCCTGGGGTACTGTCTTGTATACGGGGTGCTGCGGCTCATCAATTTTGCACACGGCGATATTTTTATGACCGCCTGTTACATCGCGTTTTTTATTGCCAGCGCCCTGCTTTCAACATTCGTAAGCGGGGGCTCTGTTGTTTTTGTAGCAACACTGATACTCACCATGATTGCAACTGCCTTGGTGGGTGTCACTATTGAACGGGTAGCTTACAGGCCCCTGCGCAAGAAGGGAGTCAACCGGCTTTACGTGGTTATTACCGCCTTGATGGTTGGTTTTATCCTTGAAAACGGGAACCTGGCTTTCCTGGGCGCAAGCTCAAGGCGCTTCCCCGACATTCTGCAAAAAGAACTTTGGAATTTCGGGCCGGTTACCCTGACCAATTTAAAAGTATTGGTTATCGTCGCCGCCTTCGTGGTTTTTGGCGTACTGCAATTCATTGTGAAAAAAACAGTTTTCGGCATGTCCATGAGGGCCATATCGTATGACAAGTTCGCCATTCCCCTCATGGGGATACCGGTGAACAGGGTTATTACTTTTACATTTGCTTTAGGTTCAAGCCTTGCGGCTGTCGCGGGGATACTGTTTGGCATGTCTTACCCGGTTTTGGATCCTTATATGGGGATGACCATAGGCTGGAAGGCTTTTATCGCCGCAGTTGTTGGCGGCATTGGCGAAATATCCGGTGCCTTTCTGGGCGGCTTCATCCTGGGCTTCATTGAAATCTTCATTGCGGCCTTCTTTCCCTCAAGTTTCAAAGACCTTGTGTCCTTTGTCATCCTCCTTATAATCCTGGTGATTAAGCCTACCGGTTTCTTCGGCTTCGCCAAAAGTACCAAGATATGA
- a CDS encoding ABC transporter substrate-binding protein, whose translation MKKVLIAGCLLLLSLSMVMAGGGSDQTIKIGLNIPLTGDSPKVGEGAKYASEIVQKELEAAGGLDVKGKKYKVQFVIVDNELKADSAVQAALRLVVQDQVLAVMGPCGSGRAIPAGQVNNENRTPMVSPWATNPAVTLNRPYVFRACILDPVQAPAAVNFAGSQFPQAKKTAILYNLDDDYSKTLAELFRDSWTKSNGSGSVVAFESFGQKDQDFSVQLTRIINAGADLLYLPDYYNHVALIIPQAKDLGWGNKPILGSDSWGSADLVSLSNGAVKGYYFTTHYAAAGAVGATKAFIDKYKAAYGYTPDDVAALSYDSIHIILQAIQTAGITGNLQTDRDGIKNAIATMKNFDGITGKMTFDANGDPEKPAVVVRVNDAGEFEYVTSM comes from the coding sequence ATGAAAAAGGTATTGATTGCAGGATGTCTTCTCCTGTTGTCCCTGTCCATGGTAATGGCGGGCGGCGGCAGCGATCAGACTATTAAAATCGGTCTCAATATCCCTCTCACCGGGGACTCGCCAAAAGTCGGCGAGGGCGCCAAGTACGCTTCCGAAATTGTTCAGAAAGAGCTAGAGGCTGCAGGCGGCCTGGATGTAAAAGGAAAAAAATACAAAGTCCAGTTCGTCATTGTAGACAACGAGCTCAAGGCTGACTCGGCTGTGCAGGCTGCCCTCCGTCTCGTAGTGCAAGATCAGGTTCTGGCAGTCATGGGCCCCTGTGGTTCAGGACGCGCCATTCCTGCGGGCCAGGTGAACAATGAAAATCGTACCCCCATGGTCAGCCCCTGGGCCACAAACCCTGCGGTTACCCTGAACAGGCCCTACGTGTTCCGCGCCTGTATCCTGGATCCTGTCCAGGCTCCTGCGGCAGTAAATTTTGCCGGAAGCCAGTTCCCCCAGGCCAAGAAAACCGCCATCCTCTATAACCTGGATGACGACTATTCCAAAACCCTGGCTGAACTCTTCAGGGACAGCTGGACCAAATCCAATGGTTCAGGTTCTGTAGTAGCCTTCGAAAGCTTCGGCCAGAAGGATCAGGATTTCTCGGTACAGCTCACCAGGATCATCAATGCCGGCGCAGACCTCCTCTACCTGCCCGACTACTACAACCACGTAGCCCTCATCATTCCCCAGGCCAAGGATCTCGGCTGGGGCAACAAGCCCATACTGGGAAGCGATTCCTGGGGTTCCGCTGATCTCGTCTCGTTGAGCAACGGCGCTGTAAAAGGCTACTATTTCACCACCCACTATGCCGCTGCTGGCGCTGTAGGCGCAACCAAGGCCTTCATCGACAAGTACAAGGCTGCTTATGGCTATACTCCGGACGATGTAGCCGCCCTTTCCTATGATTCCATCCACATCATACTTCAGGCCATTCAGACTGCGGGTATTACCGGCAATCTCCAGACCGATCGCGACGGCATCAAAAACGCCATTGCCACAATGAAGAATTTTGACGGCATTACCGGAAAGATGACCTTCGACGCCAACGGCGATCCCGAAAAACCAGCAGTGGTTGTACGGGTAAACGACGCGGGCGAATTCGAATATGTAACCAGCATGTAG
- a CDS encoding RrF2 family transcriptional regulator, protein MKISTRGRYGIRLLIDLAEHSSEPHVSLASVAERQKISIRYLEQVAVILRRAGLIRSVKGASGGYALAKSPQDIIIGEALRMLEGDMLVVDPPLPGAKETKLQRCIRTTIFDRLNERIANVIDRKNLASVIGTVDPDESYMYFI, encoded by the coding sequence ATGAAAATCTCAACCCGGGGGCGTTACGGCATCAGGCTTTTGATAGATCTGGCCGAACACAGCAGTGAACCCCATGTTTCCCTTGCAAGCGTAGCCGAACGGCAGAAAATATCCATACGCTACCTGGAACAAGTGGCGGTCATACTCCGCAGGGCGGGGCTTATACGCTCCGTCAAGGGAGCCTCGGGGGGTTATGCCCTTGCCAAAAGCCCCCAGGATATCATCATAGGGGAAGCCCTCAGGATGCTTGAGGGGGATATGCTGGTTGTAGATCCTCCCCTGCCGGGAGCAAAAGAGACCAAGCTCCAACGCTGCATACGCACCACAATCTTTGATCGCCTTAACGAACGTATAGCGAATGTTATAGACCGCAAGAACCTTGCTTCGGTAATTGGAACTGTAGACCCGGATGAATCCTATATGTACTTTATCTAG